The genomic region AGATAAGCAACTATATCATCCACATTACTGAATCTATACTTAATTGACAGTTTTTTAAGGAGATAAGATGGTTTAAAATTAAGTATGAATTCTGAGGGATGTGATCCCATAATATTAAAGAGTCCTTCAAGAAAACTGCAAAAACATTTTATGCTTCCGTAGGCAAAGGAAGATGAAATAATCCCTGCTGTTTCTATGTCTAATGGTTCTCTGTATCTTTTTGGGAATCTTATAGGGTCTTTCTGTATAGCAGTTTCAAAATTAAAGGTGTGGTATAATCGTTCAAGAGTATCTCTTATTTTGTCCATTTCATATTTTTGATTATTTTGAAGCCTTTATGCAATAATAAATTTTAACTTAACCTTATTTGATAAGGAGGTTTTCCATGGGAATGACAATTTCAGAAAAAATTCTTGCTGAGCATGCAGGAAAAAAAGAGGTCTCTGCAGGTGAGATAATTAATGCAAAGGTTGACCTTGTCCTTGCCAATGATATCACAGCGCCAATTGCCATAAAAGAGTTTGAAAAACTTGGTGTAAAAGATGTATTTGATAGAGAAAAAATTGCTCTGGTGCCAGATCATTTTACTCCGCAGAAAGACATAAAGGCTGCAGAGCAGTGCAAAATGTTAAGAGATTTTGCATATAAATACAGAATAAAACATTACTTTGAAATTGGAAGAGTTGGAATTGAGCACGCCCTTTTACCTGAAGAAGGAATCGTGCTTCCTGGAGACCTTGTAATTGGAGCAGACAGCCACACCTGCACATATGGAGCTCTGGGTGCTTTTGCAACAGGTGTTGGCTCCACAGATGCAGCCATAGCTATGGCAACAGGTGAATGCTGGTTTAAAGTGCCAGAAACAATAAAATTCATATACTATGGAAATCTACAAAGATGGGTAGGTGGAAAAGATTTAATTCTTTATACAATTGGAGACATTGGAGTTGATGGAGCATCTTACATGGCAATGGAATTCACTGGAGAAGTAATTGATAGACTGCCAATGGCTGGAAGATTTACAATGTGCAATATGGCAATTGAAGCAGGTGCAAAGGCTGGAATTATCGTGCCTGATAGAATTACAGAAGAATATGTAAAAGAGAGAGCAAAAAGATCTTATAAATTTTACACTTCAGACCCAGATGCTATGTATGCAGACATAAAAGAGTATGATTGCTCAAAGATTCCACCAATGGTTGCCTGCCCTCATCTTCCATCAAATGTAAAACCAGCACAGGAACTAACCCACATAAAAATTGATCAGGTTGTAATTGGCTCCTGCACCAATGGACGGCTTGAAGACTTAAGGGAAGCTGCAACTGTACTCAGAGGAAGAAAACTGCATCCTGAAGTAAGAATGATAATAATACCAGCAACTCAAAGGATCTATATGGAAGCCCTGAAGGAGGGATTAATAGAAATATTCATAGAAGCTCAGGCTGTTGTTTCTCCTCCCACATGTGGACCCTGTCTTGGAGGGCACATGGGAATTCTTGCAAAGGGAGAAAGAGCAATAGCTACCACGAACAGAAACTTTGTGGGAAGAATGGGACATCCAGAAAGTGAGGTTTATTTAAGCTCTCCAGCAGTGGCTGCGGCAAGTGGTGTGCTTGGAAGAATTGGAACACCAGAAGAGTTAGGATTGTAGATATATTAAAATTTTTTCTTCAAGTTTACGCATTCTTCTTGCTTCATAGGCTGAGCGTTCATGGTCATAGCCTATGAGATGAAGGATGCCATGAACCAAAATTCTCTCAAGTTCCTGTGAAAATTTAACACTGTATTGTTTTGCCTGAGATGAAACTTTTTCAGGATCAACTATGATTTCTCCGAGGAATAGACTGTCTGAAGGCTCTTTGACTAAATAAGGGAAAGAAAGAACATCAGTGGTAGAATTTTTACCCCTGTATTTAAAATTAAGCTCCTTCATTTTTCTGTTTCCAACAACTACTATTGAAACTGTAAGAGAAGCTGAATTTTTTCCTACTATTTTTAGCAGGTTTTTATTTTTATTTTCATATAGAAATTTAAGAACTTTTTGAGTGCTCTGCTTCAGCTTTTTCGTTGAAACTCTAAATTTTCTTTGCCTGTTAATAACTTCAACAATAACTCTCATACATTCTTTGCTCTCAGAGGTTCTGGATAGGAAATTCTTCTGTGGAATATTCCTGTAAGGATGTATTCAAACTTCTTTTTTATCTCACTTAAGTCTTTTAAAGTGATTTCACATTCATCAAGCTGCCCATCAAGAAATATGTTTTTTATGATTTTATCTACAAGTCCTGAAATTCTCGCCGGAGTTGGATCATCAAGAGTTCTTGAAGCTGCCTCAACTGCATCTGCAAGCATTACTAAAGCTGCCAGTTTTGTTTGTGGTTTTGGTCCTGGATATCTATAATCCTGTTCTTGGGGAGGATTTTCCATCTCTTTTAAAGCTTTTTGATAAAAATAAGTAACAAGAGCAGTTCCATGATGTTGCTGGATTACATCTTTTATAATTTCAGGTAGATTATACTCTTCTGCAAGCTCAACTCCGTCCTTTACATGGGAAATTATGATCATGCTACTTAAATGAGGATTGAGTTTTTCATGTTTGCTTATACATCCTGTCTGATTCTCCACAAAATACTCTGGCATTCTTATTTTGCCTATATCATGGTAATAAGAAGCAACTTTTGCCAGCAGAGGATTAACTCCCACAACTTCACTTGCAGCCTCTGCAAGAGAACCAACTATCATACTGTGATGATAAGTTCCAGGTGCTTCAACTGAAAGTTGTTTCATCAATGGATGGTCAATATCAAGCAACTCAATAAGACTTAAAGGAGTGGTTACATTAAAAAATCTTTCTATAACAGGCAGGCAGAGAAAACACAGCGCTGATACAGTTAATCCATTAATAACTGAAAAAACTGAGGAAAAATAAACTGAAGGAAAACTAAAATCTCCCATTATAAGAAGAACAGCAATTGAACTAACTATATTAGCCATTGCTATGTATATTCCTGCATTTATTATGTCAGTTCTTTTTTTACATCTAAGAAGGCTGAATGCTCCAATAAGACAACCAATAAAAACATAAAGAGGTATTAAAGAAGTTTTCAACCATATTCCAGACATAAGGCTAAGAATCAAAGAAAAAGTTATAGCAGTATGAAAGTCAAATATTAAAACTACCAGTGCAGGTCCTATTGCAAAGGGTATCCCGAAGGTGTGAATAACCATACCATCAACTCCCAGCCCTCTGGAAAATACTGAAAATATATGGTCAAATATTCTTGCAGAAATTAATGTAAAAATCATAAGACTTACAAGCAAAGCTTTCATCTTCTTTTTCTTAAGATAAGCAGGTTTGTACCTGAGAAGGTCTCTATAGAAAAAAACAATGAGAAGGAAAATAACAATAAAACTTCCAAAAAGAGTAGTTCCTGATTGAAAATCATGAAGTAAAAAGGCATTTAAAGCTGACAGAACAATAAGGAAAGGCAATAAATCTTTTTCAATAAATTTTTTTCTCTCTTTCCCATTCTGGGAAGTTTTAAATTTTTCAATAAATTTTCTCAAGTAAGACCTATCTGGAGTAACAGGCTTAAGCTGAGGAGTGTCTTTCATGTTTTTCATAGGCTTTTATGATTTCCTGAACAAGTTTATGTCTTACCACATCTTTTTCAGTGAAATATATAATCTTAATTCCTTCTATGTCTTTCAGAATCTTTAATGCTTCTACCAATCCTGATACTTTCTGAGGTGGAAGGTCTATCTGGGTAATATCTCCTGTTATCACGGTTTTTGAACCAAAGCCAAGTCTTGTAAGATACATCTTCATCTGCTCTGTTGTTGTATTCTGAGCTTCGTCAAGAATAATAAAAGAATCATTAAGAGTTCTTCCTCTCATAAAAGCAAGAGGTGCTATTTCAATAGCACCTTTTTCAATGAGTTTTGATGCTCTGTCAAGATCAAGCATGTCATAAAGAGCATCATACAAGGGTCTTAGATAAGGGCTTACCTTTTCCTCAATTGCTCCTGGTAGAAATCCCAGTTTTTCTCCTGCTTCAACAGCTGGTCTTACAAGCACTATTCTTGATACTTGCCTTGTAAGCAAAAAATGAATTGCCATTGCCATGGCAAGATAGGTTTTTCCTGTTCCAGCAGG from Thermodesulfovibrio sp. 3907-1M harbors:
- a CDS encoding PhoH family protein, translating into MNVTLSIRGNKLIIQGENEGDIERAEKIIDDIRAVNREGYIIKPEDIMHSLQGLKEGKPVSIVSLFKGGIPVPSKKRVIIPKTPTQKEYMEAMLKYDIVFGIGPAGTGKTYLAMAMAIHFLLTRQVSRIVLVRPAVEAGEKLGFLPGAIEEKVSPYLRPLYDALYDMLDLDRASKLIEKGAIEIAPLAFMRGRTLNDSFIILDEAQNTTTEQMKMYLTRLGFGSKTVITGDITQIDLPPQKVSGLVEALKILKDIEGIKIIYFTEKDVVRHKLVQEIIKAYEKHERHSSA
- the ybeY gene encoding rRNA maturation RNase YbeY, with the protein product MRVIVEVINRQRKFRVSTKKLKQSTQKVLKFLYENKNKNLLKIVGKNSASLTVSIVVVGNRKMKELNFKYRGKNSTTDVLSFPYLVKEPSDSLFLGEIIVDPEKVSSQAKQYSVKFSQELERILVHGILHLIGYDHERSAYEARRMRKLEEKILIYLQS
- the leuC gene encoding 3-isopropylmalate dehydratase large subunit — translated: MGMTISEKILAEHAGKKEVSAGEIINAKVDLVLANDITAPIAIKEFEKLGVKDVFDREKIALVPDHFTPQKDIKAAEQCKMLRDFAYKYRIKHYFEIGRVGIEHALLPEEGIVLPGDLVIGADSHTCTYGALGAFATGVGSTDAAIAMATGECWFKVPETIKFIYYGNLQRWVGGKDLILYTIGDIGVDGASYMAMEFTGEVIDRLPMAGRFTMCNMAIEAGAKAGIIVPDRITEEYVKERAKRSYKFYTSDPDAMYADIKEYDCSKIPPMVACPHLPSNVKPAQELTHIKIDQVVIGSCTNGRLEDLREAATVLRGRKLHPEVRMIIIPATQRIYMEALKEGLIEIFIEAQAVVSPPTCGPCLGGHMGILAKGERAIATTNRNFVGRMGHPESEVYLSSPAVAAASGVLGRIGTPEELGL
- a CDS encoding HDIG domain-containing metalloprotein — protein: MKNMKDTPQLKPVTPDRSYLRKFIEKFKTSQNGKERKKFIEKDLLPFLIVLSALNAFLLHDFQSGTTLFGSFIVIFLLIVFFYRDLLRYKPAYLKKKKMKALLVSLMIFTLISARIFDHIFSVFSRGLGVDGMVIHTFGIPFAIGPALVVLIFDFHTAITFSLILSLMSGIWLKTSLIPLYVFIGCLIGAFSLLRCKKRTDIINAGIYIAMANIVSSIAVLLIMGDFSFPSVYFSSVFSVINGLTVSALCFLCLPVIERFFNVTTPLSLIELLDIDHPLMKQLSVEAPGTYHHSMIVGSLAEAASEVVGVNPLLAKVASYYHDIGKIRMPEYFVENQTGCISKHEKLNPHLSSMIIISHVKDGVELAEEYNLPEIIKDVIQQHHGTALVTYFYQKALKEMENPPQEQDYRYPGPKPQTKLAALVMLADAVEAASRTLDDPTPARISGLVDKIIKNIFLDGQLDECEITLKDLSEIKKKFEYILTGIFHRRISYPEPLRAKNV